The Romeriopsis navalis LEGE 11480 genomic interval CAGTTGCTGTGACGAATAAGCCTAAAAATGGTGAAGACACTGACATAATGAATAGAGAATTATGAATTAATGTTGGAAGATGATGCGCTATGAAATGCTTTATTCTGTATTTCGCACATAGTAACGACCAATAACTGGTTTTCGGGCAATCGTGGCAGGGAGACCGACAAAATTCTGTAATGCATTGGTCCAGGTAATTGGAGCATCTTGCTGGGGGATGGCGTTATCTGGTGCTGATGACAGACGATCTAAGGCAGTGAGTGTGTCATACCAGAGTCTGGCATCACCATAGATAACAACTTGCTCTTTTGGCGTGGCACGATCGATTTGGCTTTGACGATCGGCGCTCAGGGCAACTCGTTGAATCATGCCTTCGACGAAGGCTGGCTCATAGATTTCATCGGGATCGTTGCAATACACTAAAAAATACCAGCGGTATTGTTTACCGATTTTTAGCGCGGCTTGCGATGTAAGAAACCGTAACCCGATCGCCCCAGATTTTGGGGTTTCTGGGAGCTGAAAATGGGCTTGATAAATATCATTATGCTGTTCGTCCTGAAGGACAAATTTGAGTTTGATTTCGGGTTGCTGCTTGGAATTCGAGATCGTGGTGTCATTAGTAACCGCGATCGGTTTTAGTTCGGGCAGGTAGAACCAAAATGTTGGGTGAGCAACGCTCGTCTTGAGTACTTCGTTTGTCCTGGGGACCAGTGCAGTCAAAGGTGCGTCGGCCGATTTACAGATATCTGAGTCGCGCCGGGCGAGGTCGGGATTTCTCCCCTTGGCCTTACCGACGGATTTAGGCTGACACCACCAGATCCAGAAGCAAGCTGCCGCCGGAGCTGG includes:
- a CDS encoding DUF928 domain-containing protein, with the protein product MAKQSVQPRWSIILVCTLLLTSINWLTAPAPAAACFWIWWCQPKSVGKAKGRNPDLARRDSDICKSADAPLTALVPRTNEVLKTSVAHPTFWFYLPELKPIAVTNDTTISNSKQQPEIKLKFVLQDEQHNDIYQAHFQLPETPKSGAIGLRFLTSQAALKIGKQYRWYFLVYCNDPDEIYEPAFVEGMIQRVALSADRQSQIDRATPKEQVVIYGDARLWYDTLTALDRLSSAPDNAIPQQDAPITWTNALQNFVGLPATIARKPVIGRYYVRNTE